Within the Arachis duranensis cultivar V14167 chromosome 10, aradu.V14167.gnm2.J7QH, whole genome shotgun sequence genome, the region GAAAAGCACAAAGAAGACGTGTGATCTCCTCTTCAATAAGGACAAATAGGATAACGAGACTGACGAGGATGAAGAAGCCTTCAAGAAGGGAAAAGCTGCTTGGATTCCAATGTTTCAGCAAGAAGATTTTATTGATAATGGAAAATTGGAAATACGCGAGAGACAGTAGGGGTTGTGAGGAACAAGGGTGGGGAGTGATGCATGTATGAGGAGAAGGGTTTGTGATTGTTAAAAGTTAAATTCAAAACAAGAATTATATATAAGGCAAAGTTTCTGGTGGCCACAAAAGTGGTAACTATTGGTGGTGGCTAATATTTGACTtgccaataaaaaaaaagtaacatgtgACAGTCTTTATTAACATTGGAAGGAATCAATGGAGCGCTTATTTATCGTGGTGGTAACTTTGTCATTTTGTGATCCAACAACTTGGATGTTCATTGGCAACGTAAAATgagtttgagaaaaataaaaaataaaaaaaagagaaaaaattttgttaCCCCCAAGCTAAGTGCTTTGTAAATTAGATATTGTTTTATTAGGGACaattatgattaattaaataaagtttaattttttatttattataatttatatcaattactcatatttaaaatttaagatttaaaatttataatttattaattatggctagaataattatataagtttaaatataataaacatataattataaataggtttaattattctgttggtccctagagttttgtaaaattttcaattaggttcttatatttttttcttttaattgggtccctacaccaattttttttcaattgagtccctataccttttttttcttttatttgagtccatgcaccaattttttttagttgtgtTCCTATgtaattaagccaattactactaaaagggacctaattgaaaaaaaattggtgcaggaacacaattaaaaagaaaaaagtatagagacctaattaaaaatttagcgAAATATAGGGactaatagagtaattaaaccttataaatattacatatataaaattataattattatattatataaaataattttagatatctttgatatctattatatattactaatttcacAATCAAAATGTACCACATAGTCTCAttgcaattgaaatcaaatatttttcaccaaaaataaatagtttctcctcctctctcttcctttttctatttctcaCCTTTTTCCACCCACTCTATTNNNNNNNNNNNNNNNNNNNNNNNNNNNNNNNNNNNNNNNNNNNNNNNNNNNNNNNNNNNNNNNNNNNNNNNNNNNNNNNNNNNNNNNNNNNNNNNNNNNNNNNNNNNNNNNNNNNNNNNNNNNNNNNNNNNNNNNNNNNNNNNNNNNNNNNNNNNNataaattttaaatcttaaattttaaatatgagtaattaatataaattataataaataaaaaattaaactttatttaaTTGATCATAAAGAGTGCAAcactttttatttaataaaaaaattcaaaaatagctcTTTAATCTAACACTTATTTTTGGAACttagttatctttttttctaaTGAATCAATATCTAATTTATAAAGGATTTACaagtaacaaatttttttctttttttttaatttttcatttttttcaaactcattTCACGTTGTCAATGGACATCTAAAGTTGTTGAATCACTAACAAAGTTACCACCACAATAAACAAACACTCTATTGATTCCTTCCGATGTTAACAAAAACTGTTAcatattactttttttattggCAGGTCAAATATTAGCCACCAGTAGTCGCTATTCTTATAGCTAGTTACCAGATACATTgcctatatataattaattcaaaatttaaattttaaaattaaaattaactttttttaatttatcatttatgtTGTTCCCAAAAAGCGTCGTTTTCATATACAAGTATATTTATGAGAAAAGTTAGGTCAACCAAactgtcaaaataaaaaaaaaatcaaacttttatgtaaaatcaaaaaaataaatcaaatacctaaaatagaaaattataataatatttaaatcatacaattattatatttattatttagtatacattttataaaattaattgactcatttaaaattataatataaaaaaattgagctGGATCAAAATTTTAACAACTATGAAATCACATATTTTTTCCCCCTTATTaaaacacatatatataaagtTAGCTTGTCAATTGATATACAATGCTTTGGACAACAATTTGTCCAACTAAACTAACATTATTAGGTCtgtgtatatttatatatagcaTAAGCTAATTCAGGCAGTCACCAACCTACTTACATAGGTAATTGACAAACCCTAAATTAAAAGATACAGCCATGGTTGCTAGGGAATTTCGGGAACTATCCATGTTCTatggtgattggtgaatgacaAATTTGAtgctatataattattaattatacagTTGAATTGCCATGATATTTAATTGCATTATACATGCATGTACGTGATGTACTCTAGTAGGATATTCCTTCAATGAATGTGATTCCTATTTTAACCTTACATGCATGTatgttaatgatttttttttcttgtttttgtctacatttattttaatatctaaTTTCATCTTTGTAACCcaaaaaagagtttaaaaaaaatatatagctTTGTAAAATTTAGAGGGTGTTAATGAGCTTTTTTTAACCCTTATTATTAATTGGAAGACCCcatcatcaattttttttttgtcacaataaaatttaaatcaatgaTAAAGGATCATTAATTCATTATTATATTCACTACGGCGAAGTAACCCATATCGTTGTCCAAAGAGTATATAAACCTTGTTAAGGAATTGATCGCcaaattaattaacattaatatttaattcATTGATGGGGAAAGGAAAACCACCTAAAAATTGCACAAAACATTTTAAGAGAGCAAGTCTCATATTTAATAACATTCCATCATGCTAATTAATGTCCATATATGTATCATCAttctactatttttactttttattatgaattatttatttttaatctacTCTTTAATATTAAAATGTTTTTCTCAAACATCTAACAGATcatctaaaataaatatttaactttataatataaaataaaaggttttattattaaatcaataaaattaaaagtaaaagtaatttttattttcatttgctgtaaactgaaaaaaagttaaattttatttttaatacactAGTATAttataaatcaataaatcattatATTTCTATTTATGGGTTCCATTTTAAACTAATATTTacgttttctaggatttctaaaTATTTGTCACTTTTAACTTaagttttatatattaattcatTATATTTCTATTTATCTGAATTTTAAATCATTATACAGTTGAGTCAAATATTTCTATTATTGGGAAAAAGATTAAATATTGTGTACGTGCACAAATTTTtatccaaattaaattatatttatatagtgGATTAAAGGCAGTAAAATGTTTATGAATCCACTTTTTCATgttacattttaaaattaatcaatcTGAAATTAAATTCTTGTAGTCTCATAATGATAATTTTgagttcaaattttaaaagatggacaaattatttttctcttaaGAAAaagatcaaataaaaaataacaaataaggagatattttatatttattttctttgttaggcATAGTCTTTTCTGTTTTGACTTCAATTCtgtttttattatatgaaaGTCAAGCGTATGTTTTACGTTTCACAATCTATTTAATtataacatttttcatttttttttggtggTATCCATTCAATTCTTTTAATAcgaacaaaataattttacaaaaaactTATTTGTCTTTTGACTACAAATAAATAGGATtaaacaattttattattagtagtagtaaaaAAAGGACAACATTTTTGGCCTTTAAAATATGTATCAACGAGGTTGCTGATATTCTTTAATAGATTATAGAACAAAGTATTCTTTCAGATTAAGCGtaatttactaaaattttttgaaaataaatatattattcttgtaactttaattttaaaagttaaaaatatttggaaaaatatttaaaaaggaatttttttaaaattagtttatattttttaaaataaaatatataatatatataacttcacatataaataaatatataaatttatttttatatttgtgtttattattttttattttaaattttattttactaaatacaattattatttttttatttaataaaattatttttagtttaattttattaaacataaatactataaatttaaaataccaatttaataaactattttcaaaaaataaaagttttatcaaataaatcttaattcactacaagaaaaatactgaGTACCATCGAATTTAGCGGCAGAAATTAACTTTTAATTGACGAAATTCTGGAGGTTGTTACCGTCGAATTTATTCTCTGATAAATTCAATagtaatttgaaattttattttttttaaaaaaattgtttaaaaattcaatatataattttaaatatttaaatttaataatttttaaactaacaaaatttaaaattttataattttctataataatttgTCTATAACTTTTCGTTAAAAGTTCACAAATAAGTTCACACATCAaagtttaagaataaaaaagaaaaataataattattcatgTATGACAAAAAATAGTACTATAAACATATGCTCTAAATCCAGAAAAGATGAACTTACATAAAGTTCgatatgaaaaataagatatCTCATGGTGACTAAGTAAATTGCATAGTTAAAACTTtttagacaataaaaatattgaaaaaaaatcaagtatACAAATAGTATATCTATTTAAGCTTTCAAGTAATCTACTAACATGCATATATATGTCCCTCAAATGGTATATCTATTTAAACTTATACAACTTCAGCAACTTACAAATCTAGTTGGAGGTTTTGCATTATAAACCTACTGTTTACAAGCGCATTTTCTGGAATAGTTAGTCATACACCTTTAATTTCAAACTATAAACataattaacacacaaattaaattaaacaaacaaatcaaagtttatatattcaaatgagtaaattgcaataaatttagtaaaataaaaacaatcaaCTCagcaaaattaattcaaaaaataattaactcaaacaataataaactcaaaaaattaacaacaatcaataataagtcaataattaacttaaaaaattaacacactaaaattaattcagagaattaataacaatcaacattaattaactcaaaaattaattaactcagaaaacaataaatttagaaaattaccaatgataataataatccaAAACACTATCAACTAAAAACAAATCCTAAATTACACCCTGCTTAACTtaacattatttaatttctaattatgctaattaatataacaaatcCTAATCACTCATTTTATTAAAAtgtttaatcaataatttaataaaatacctAATAAAATTCGAAacaaaaaaatctgaaaaatacaaaaattatagaaaatttaTTATCTCTGATAATGACTGCAGAATGGTGGAAACGTGGTGATGACAGAAGACAGCAGTGAAACCTATAATGATAGAGTTAGGGTTAGTAACATAACAaacaaccaaaagaaaaaatgaaccACAACCTTACCTTAGCGCGGTGGACCTCAGCCACAGTGATATAGCAACAAGGCAATAACCTCTGATCAATGGCAAGGGCCACCAACAGCGGCGATACTACAGAGGCTTTCCACAGAGACTCCAGCAGCAATGATGATGACGTGCTGATCTGCGACGACAATGTGGTTTACCAGCGCAACGGCAGCTCCAGGTGGTGGCGGCGCAACCTTTTTCAATGGACCAAAGGGAGAGTATcgagagagaaaagaagagaagagagagaaagagtttGCAAAAGTGAGGGAGAAGGGTTTTATGTTTGAATTTTATCCCAAATTTATTGTCAGATTTACCGGCGAAAAATTCGACGGTAAATTATTCATCGTTGCCTAAACGATGCGTTTCACTAAATTCTGTTATTGCTGAAATTTTTCGACGGAAAATCTGACGATAAATTCGgccataataaaattaatttccgCACTTTTATTTATCGTCGGATTTAACGGTAGAATTTTAAATCTGACAATAATTTATTCGAGggacaaatttttatttgttacaattaaaaaaatttgttgacaACGTTCGTcactaaatttaattataaatccAATAATATTTGGCGTATTTTTTTGTAATGATCGTGGTGTAGAAGTAACGATATTCTATGAAGAATAATAGTGGTGCTAATTAACTTGACTAATAATGTATTCCGATCCTCTCAAGTCTGTAACTCTTCATTTCTTTTGAGCCATAATAATTTTGGAgtaaaatgattattttatttggtCAATATCACAATAATGGAAGATGATGTATGCTAATCATTTAAAATTGgtttacatattttatatttcatctAATCTAGTCTAGTTCATACCTATTTGTCAGTTGATAATTACATACATAGACCAAATATTCTAAcacttaaaattataaagatgATAATGCGTGtatattaggtaatttttttcattactaATCTCATTTATTCAAGCAatgttattgatattttttgacAAACATAGAGCTCCACCACCATAGATATGAGTTAGGTGATTTCCTTTATAAATGTTATAGGAATTTAGGAGTATTGAAATGAATGATCAAAACTGAAAACAAGGGGTGCTGGTTATGGTGAACCGAAAATGAGGggtgtatatttaattattcaagtgtgtttataaaaaaatttgattatattgttgtaaatttttttgattattttgttatgaTAAATTTAGTTATAATATATACGAATATAATAACTATATAAATTGAAtactaatttttaatgtttaaggAGCATTTTTGTTGGGAACATGTATGTTGTTCGTGGTCTAAACTTATAGtagttctttttattttttaagagaaTTACGTAAATAATTTTTGGTATTATGcaatgaattttatatttattttcaattttttttatgtgtcAATAATATGATTCATATGATTAagatttaaagaagaagattaACATGAAGTaattgaattgttgatttttCCATACATGGTACTCCTTtcgttttatattatttatatctttttatttatgcaACATATTTaagatgataattaattttattgaaatcataagaaaaaaagataaaattatcctcaatattattttttctttattaattttccattttctatctttttccttctttttagtagcaaaatatataatggataaaaattaaagaatgagTTGTTGAAATTGAAAAACGACATATAAATAGTGtgttttttatattaaagttattagtattttttaatttatataaatatacgatgtaaaaaatcatatatgaTAATTTGTATAGtgacattattaaaaattaaaaatttttttataaaaaatgatataaaatttaaattctcaatgtatttattaaaataaaatatttaaaattttttattactaataattttaattcGTGCCTACGAAATAAGAATACAgattagttaaatttaaaaaaatattaataattaattttaatatacaattaTACACATAACATAGTCGTTAATTCATGAATTGATGACTAAATTCAAAGCTGCCATCAATGCtattttgaaatgaaatgtaattcaaattttgaaaaactataCACCATAAATAACGAGTCAATTCCTCATTAAATAACAAcgtaataaaattatatttatttatactgTACTCTAAATGCATActaatttatcttatttgattctTGATTGTCATTTTTCTGTTCGAGATCGCCAATATAAAATTCACAATCCCATAATTTTATCGAGTGGGACCCAACCAatgatccaaaaaaaaaaagtgtgacgaaataaaacaaaaactaactctctctctctctctttctctctctctctctctctgtctctcccCGTTTCGTTTCTTTGGATTCTGTTACGAAAAAAATGCGCAGAGTGTAAGAAAGAAAGTAAggggcaaaaataaaaaaggcaaccacagaaagaaaagaaaacacttGCTTGCACGTTCTCTACACTCCTcccttttcatcttcttcatttaACTTGTGTTGTGTTCTGCAATTCGCTTTCTTcattcacacacacacacactctttTCATTCATtctcttcgtttttttttttgttgtgttaaGAAGAAGCACCCTTTTTCGAATAGAACGGTGCCGTATAACAAGGTACGCTACTAGTTctactccaaaaaaaaaaaattcgtcGTCTGGGTTCTGTTTGTTTTCTCTTAAATGCAAACGGGTTTGCGTAAAaatctgtttttttttaatgatctGAGATTGGTGTTTTCTTCAGAACCTCCCCTGATTCACTTTTCTCTGTTTTATTGGATTGGGGTTTTCTTTTGTGGGATTTTTAATCCGATGGTTATTTATGTATTCAGTGCTTCATCGATTGGTATTGTGTATGGTGGTGGAAgatgataaaattgaaaaagcttGCTTAGTCATTATGATTGCTATGGTTTTTGTGATGTGGGGTCATATATGTCTTGTGCTGAATATTAATCAGTATATTGTGGTGATGATTTTGCTCTTTTGGGTGAATATTATGATTcaattgttatttgattttgattacCTCAAAATGCATGATTATGGCTATCAGACTGAATTTGTTTGCAATTCATATCATTTCCTTCAATGATTTCCTTAGATTGTGTTCCATTGTTAATGTGCTTTATGAAGTACCCttctatttatttgtttttttatcgtTATGATGATCAGTGAAAGCTTACAGTATTTTACAATTATTACACATAACATAAACTTTTTACCATTTGCGGCATCTTGATTTTTCCTTTTGGATGTTCTGATGATTTCATTTACTATCTGTATTTGTGGCTTTATGATTGGTTTCTGCTGCATTTACTGTTtcgtgtttttaatttttagtttctatAATGACAATAAACACTTTTGTTAGTGTGGTTACAGTGGAGAAGAATCAATCAGATTGAAAAAAAGTAGACATTTCTTTGGTGATGATTTTTGTACACTTTTGTTTAGAGACATTGATTTTGAGTTTAAATTCAGAATGAGTTCAGAGTGGTGTTGTCTTTCACAAGTTATTTGTATCTGTATGTCTTTTATTCCATGACAAGGCGCAATAATGTTGTTCGATTCATGTAACCAACACTACTTAGTTGTTGCTACAGTAATTACCTAACATTTGgttcttttctttgctttgtttcgAGTTTTAGGATCGTGGTCGTGAATAGTGTTCTGCTCATTTGAGTATCTTGCTCCAATATGATGGACAAGGAAAGTGAAGAATTGGCATTAACCCCAGAAGTGACTAAGCCGGATACGGTTGAAACAAGAAGGTTCTCTTCTGGCAAAGGATCTTCTGGAAATAACACTGCAAAAGTTGTTCCTCGTTATCTCCGAGCTTCAACTGGTTCTTGTCATGATTTTTGTAAATATGGGAGGAGGCATGAACTTGAAGGGATCGAAAGGCGTTCTATACCTGATAGAGCTACACGAAAACAACTTTACCAGAGTTCTCAAAAGAGTATTGGGGGGATAATGACATCGGTTGCCAAACTCAGAGGGTCGCTTGATTCAAGGTTGCCTTTTGTCAAACTACAAGAATCAATTGATTCCGAGCATGACATTTCTGATACTGCTGGCACCAATAAGCATGGACTGTCAACAAAATCATTCGACAAGGAAAAGCAAATAGGGAATGATGCTCGGGAAAACTGGAAGAAAACATCGTTGGTCAAGTTCAAACCTTCCCTCCTGAAATCCCATACATCTCCCTCGGCAATACAGGAAATTTCAACGACTGCAAAGGAGGTGAAATCTTCATTGAAATCAACTTCTCTCAAGTTGGAAACTTCACCAAAATCAGCTTCTAAGAAGGTGGAAGCTCCATCAAATTTAAGTTCCAAGAAGGTGAAGGCTCAATCAAAGTCAATTTCCAACAATGGGGAAACACCATCAAGATCAAATTCCAAGGTCAAAACTTCATCAAGATCAACTTCCAACCTGGTGGGAACTTCGTCGGAGGCATCTTCTTTAAAGGGTAATAAGGACATGAAGTTGTCTGAAAAACGGGTAACTTCTTTGAGCCTAGACTCTGCCACAAGGAACACAATTTCAACTATGAAATCCTCAAAAAGCTTTGGTAGCAAAATGAATAGTGAGATCAAGATGGAAAAGGATGCAGCCTCTTCCAAAACAGCTTCAAGAAAATTGATAGCACCAATAAGGACCCCAGTGTCCCCAAGACCTTCTCTTGTAAGAGTTGCAAGTTTAAATTCAAGAAAGAATAAGAGCCTGAAAATCGTGTCTCGTCTTAAGAATCAGCAGAATGCCAGAAAAGTTGCACCTGAGGAATCCAACAATAATGACAATCAGGTCGAGGAAAAAACTCTGTACGTTATCAAGATGGAAAGTGGGAACAAAACTTTGGAATCTGATCAAAATCCAAGCTATGACAATGAACCATCCCTTCCGCAGATGTCACCGCCAAACCCTTCACCGCCTTCAACTTCTGAATCTGTATCccaagaagatcaagaggaatcTGACTATACAACTAGTGAATTCGAGATGGATTCTTTCTCAAGTAACCATGAGCTTGAAAACATGGAAAATAGGGAGACTTTGGAAGTTGAGGAGAAGGGAAAGCCGACAAAGGGTGGGATTGTGTGCTCCGATGATGTGGCCCAAGTGCTGAAATTGAAGTTCAGAAGGGGAAAAGTTGTCGATAATCAACTTGAGAGAAACACTCCAAGGAGGCTAAAATTTCGGAGAGCAAAACTGTTGGGGGAGAAAGCAAATCTTAAGGGTGGAAGGAAAAGCCTTAAAGGACTAGATGAAGGTTTTGCTGATGGAGCCGATGCTACAACTGGTCCAGAGAAGGTTGTCTTGAGACATCAAGATATGCAGGACAAGAAAGATGCTCAGGGATTGTTCAATAACGTGATCGAGGAAACGGCGAGTAAACTAGTCGAAGCACGGAAGAGCAAGGTTAAAGCATTGGTTGGTGCTTTTGAAACTGTAATCTCCCTCCAAGAGAAGAAACCTCCTGCTAACACTGTCAGTTGATGATGGAATCTGGATAGacattttcttgctttttttcttttttctttttttctttttgtataaaGAAAATGGTATGAAAATAAGACTAAGTTTTTGGTAGTAGATTTGAAGCCAATAAGCTGAAGTTATTGAAGAAATTTAGAGATAGATTTTTCCTTGAACTGTGTCTTTAGAGGCTCAGCATGCAGAGTTTAAAGGGTGATTTTGTGTTTGAAACTCATCTTAACGTGCATCATATACTTGGTAAGCATACCTTTTCATCTTACTTTTGATGAAATCCATACATATTGTGATtgaattttatcttttgtttggaAAGTGTAAAACAGTACTATCAGTGATTTTGTACTATGAACCAAGGAAAGGAAAAAGTGCTTTGAACTTGTGATGATTTCAATTAAGAGTGAGAGTTATCAACAATGTATGTCTATTTTTGCTGAAAACAATAACAATCCCTTCAATCTATTTGTTTCCATGTTTAAATTCTAATTAGGGAAAGCCTAGTTATGATTTGATTGTTAGAACAAGATGATTGATCACTTGGAAAATAAAGTATTGAAGCAAGGAAAAGTTGCTATGATTGTCTCTTGTAAGCTGGCATTTTTTTACCCTTGGAAGAGGTTCCTCTTTTGAGATTGTGTGTGAGGTGCAAACTAAGTTTGTTTTTCgtttttgttttttccttcttattttggTGAGTAAATAGACAAATtcacacaaaaaaatttgaGGTGGACAAAAATACGCGTAAAAAATTCGTAAACatcaaaatatacataaaagattatttttattagacaaaaGTATTATGTTGTTAATAAGGATTTAATATATACAAGTCTTTGGTGTGTACTTttgtcccaaaaaaaaaaaaaacactttgtGGAGTGTACTTTAATGTTTACAACTCTTGATATGTACTTTTATCCATTTAAAACTCTTTTACATGTAATTTTGTCTATTTGTTCtattttggttaaaaaactAAGGGCTCAATCCAACACAGTCCATttcatatgaatttttattattacttgCTCCTAAGGCTAGTTGCAACTTCCAACCTATTATTAATTTGAGTAgatcaagaaaattaaaaatcattattTAAAGGTGATTTTTTCTAAATCCATGACAATTTTGTGGGTGATTTACCCTTACTTTGGTATCACCATCACagccattaattaagaaaagtttttaaaattttattaattgattcATTAAATGTTTTCATACTGCAttgtattttatgttatttacatTATACCACATAACGTATATGTATTCCAAAAACAATGTGCAAATAGTTAAATTTTACcaaatatttcaaaattaagAAGTTTTATTCCTAATTCGTCGAAGCCAAACTCTCGTTGGAAGGCCCACTGTTTCTTCCTCTACCCCATGCGTCTGTATGCTTCAGTGACTTACCGGCAGGGTTAAGCTGATCCGAAACCAAAGACACTggctactgcttcttcttctagcGGCGACCCACTGCAAAACTCTCTCAAAATACCCTTGTAAAGTCCACTGCTTCTTCTatgtaatgtattttttatttttcggtgACTCACCGGTTGGGGTAAGTTCATCCGAAAACCTCGAATACCCTGTGTTCTTCTTGTAGCTCATGCGTTGCTTTTTTTTCGGTGACTTACCGGCAGGGTTAAGTTTTTTCGAATCCCTCGAAGGCCGT harbors:
- the LOC107471215 gene encoding uncharacterized protein LOC107471215, with the translated sequence MMDKESEELALTPEVTKPDTVETRRFSSGKGSSGNNTAKVVPRYLRASTGSCHDFCKYGRRHELEGIERRSIPDRATRKQLYQSSQKSIGGIMTSVAKLRGSLDSRLPFVKLQESIDSEHDISDTAGTNKHGLSTKSFDKEKQIGNDARENWKKTSLVKFKPSLLKSHTSPSAIQEISTTAKEVKSSLKSTSLKLETSPKSASKKVEAPSNLSSKKVKAQSKSISNNGETPSRSNSKVKTSSRSTSNLVGTSSEASSLKGNKDMKLSEKRVTSLSLDSATRNTISTMKSSKSFGSKMNSEIKMEKDAASSKTASRKLIAPIRTPVSPRPSLVRVASLNSRKNKSLKIVSRLKNQQNARKVAPEESNNNDNQVEEKTLYVIKMESGNKTLESDQNPSYDNEPSLPQMSPPNPSPPSTSESVSQEDQEESDYTTSEFEMDSFSSNHELENMENRETLEVEEKGKPTKGGIVCSDDVAQVLKLKFRRGKVVDNQLERNTPRRLKFRRAKLLGEKANLKGGRKSLKGLDEGFADGADATTGPEKVVLRHQDMQDKKDAQGLFNNVIEETASKLVEARKSKVKALVGAFETVISLQEKKPPANTVS